A segment of the Delphinus delphis chromosome 20, mDelDel1.2, whole genome shotgun sequence genome:
CAGCGCCTCTGGCCAGCGTCTGGTCCTGTCCCGGACTCACCTCTCGCTGCCGGACGCCGGGGTCCCTAGAGGGGGCTGCGTCCTGGGGAGGGGTGCTGAGCTACAATGGGGGGCGGCTAGGCGGCGGCTGGACCGTGGGAACCAGACGGCTTTATCTGGCCCGgaaccccccgccccccggcggAGGAAGGGCGGATGTTCTTACCCCGGGACTGGCCGGCAGGGGCTCGCTGTGGGGGCCTCCTTCTCAGCAATGCCCGGGCCCCCGGCCCGCGGGGCCGCCGTCGCCTCAGCAGAGCTCGGGCTTCCTGCAGCCTGGGTGGGATGGGGCAGAGAAGGAGCTGTCACCGCGGTTTGGCTgacccccccccctccccgcgaCTGGAAGAGACCTCCCACACCAGGAGGTCTCCCAGTGGAGGCTCTGCGACCCTCCCCCCATCTCTTTATGGGGACCAGGCCTTGAGCGTTCGTTGGAGGCTTGGAAGAAACAAAGtcagtgggagaaacagagatgaggaagggagagagagaagagagacacagagataaaGAGACAGGTAACTatgggagaaagagacagacggAAATAACAAATAGAGAGAGAGGAacatggagacagagacagagagacagaaactgAAAGACCCAGAGACAGCGATTGGcgaaaaaaggagaaacagaaacagagacacaagtTGATAGAAAGAGAGAGCAAGGGAGAGGAGACccagggagcagagagagagatgtgCCAGAAATGGTGGCAGAGTTGGGAGTACCTAGAAGGGGCGGGTTGCACACTCACGTCAGTGGCTGCCAGTTAAGGGACACCTGTTTCTTCCTCACGCTGAGGCTGGGGCTTGACAGCTCTGGGGGCACTGGAGTCAGGCACCACTGAGGACCTGCACACTTTTTGGGCCGGCAGCTCTGGACCCTGCAGGAGGCTTCAGAGACAGCCAGGGACTAAGTGGAAAAGGAGGCACAACTGAGTTCCTCTTTCATCCAGCTCTGCAGCTGGGATGAGGGGTGAGGACCACCTGTCCCCTCCTACCTATACCTCGCCTACAAGAACCCACCTCTGAAGCAGCGGCTCCTCCTGGGCGATCGGCCTGGGCAGCAGCGACAAGCAGCAACACTATAGATAGAGGGATGGAAGTCACTCAGGCCCCTAGCACTGTAGAACTCCCCAAAGGAAGGCAATGAGGGATAGGGGAGGGAAAGCCAAGATGAGGTTTGAGGGCGCTCGAGATTGATGTGTGACCAATCTGAGGCACTGTGCtcgatgcctcagtttccccatctgtacaatagGAGGCAAACTGGTTTAGGCTCTCCAGGGATAAAGGTCACAGCAACCTCacgtttatttttcttctgaagtgTTTGAGGTAAGGTATTATtggaaaagacatttaaaagtcttttaaaaattattttaaaaaaagaagaagacttaAAGAGGATTTCTAAGCGCACTTCCAAGCCCGATCTGGGAATCTAGAACCCCGCCCTCCCCGCACTTCCCTGTCCTGGACTCAGCCGTCATCCCGCGATTGGCCGGCAGATGGCGCCACTCCACAGGCCTCAACGGCTGGGGAGGGAGGTCCTCCTTTGACTATGGGTCCAGCAGGgtgcagaggtggagggggataCAGGAGCCACAGCCCAGTACTGGGAATCCCGAGGCCTGAGTTCTAGCCCCTTCCTGCCCTTCCACGTTGTGTGTCCTGCAGCCAGAGTCTCCTGGTCTATGGGTCTCAGTTTCCCGCCTGACCAGGAGGAAGGAGTCGTTCTTGGAGGAATCTCCGCGCCGGGAGGGTCTCAGATTCTGGCTGGCGGAGCCCTCAGCTTGGGCGCAAGTGCGTCGCAACCAAGGGGCCCCCCAGACAAATCCATTATCCCCAGGCTAAGGGGGACGAGGGACGAGGCCGCGCGCGCCGGCCTGGAGAGAGGGGCAGCAGGGGGATGCTGCGAAGGGGACGTCGGGCGTATGGACTCTTTTTAGATGTGTGGGGCCCAGTAGAGGAGGAGGCCGCCCGGGTGGGAGCCTTCCGGACCCCCGATCCTGCAGTCATCCCTCCCGCCTTTTCTCCGGGTTAACCccttcccagccccgcccccggcgCGGCTCGGGTTACTAAACGCATTCGCAGAGACGGAGGCGGGAGCTGAGCCCGGGGCCTTTGTAACGGAGCGCTGGGCcgcagggcgggggtgggggtggggggggtactGGGCAGACTGTTTCCTTCGATCTCGTCACCCGTAGACAGGAAGAGTGGCTATAACCCCCTAAATCTATAGGAAATTCTGGATTTCTTGCCGCGAAATCACTGGTACCCCGTTCAAGCCTGGAATCCGCTAATTCTAGGAAACTAAAGCACCCCCCCAACCCTCATGAAATCTGAGGGCCCCCCATCTCCGCACAAATTTCCACAAGCCCCTCCACCATCAACCCAAAACTCCACGTCTTCCTCATTCATTAGGAAAAGGTCTCTTAATTAGTTcaggcctccccgccccccagaaAACCAGGACATGTCAACTCCCCCTTAAAGTGCCCTGATAACCTCCCATACTCTTCCTCCTTAAGCACCCAGTTAGTTTGGGGGACCCCATCCCAGCTCGGCCCCACCCATCTATCATCTTAGGAGAACTCAAAGCCCCATCCCCGTATAAACTGGGACCCTTCTCCAAATAAACTCTAGAATTCCCTGGAGCCATATCCGTCTCTACCACACGGGAGGGGAATCCCTCCCCTCAAAATCTCAGTACACTTCGGATTCCAACCTCTACAAAGTAGAGGGCCCTAATAAATTCAAGAGCTCTGGTTCTTCATCCTTATCACGAAGCAGTGGGTTCACATTCCCCTAAATCCGAAAGTCCTGGTCTTCCTAGACCTCCAGACTTATTGGGTAGAGGCGGCACAAGGACGAGGGGGCCGCAGCGGGGCTTACCCGGCCGGGCGGCCCGGGATTACCGCAACCTCGAcggcctggctggggctggggccggCGGCGTGGGCGGCGGAGGCAGCGGCTGCAAGGAGAGACAGCAGCAGCACCAGCAGGAGGGGGCGGCGGCCGCTGGGGCCAGGCAGCCGCATCGTGTCCGGCGTGGAGTCGCGCTCCAGGCGGCCAGTCTGTCCAGCGGGTCAGTCTTGGCGCGGCCCCGCCTCCCGCCCCCGCCCGAGGCCGACTCACTTTCTCCACAGTCCCAGTCTCAGGCTGCGAACTTCCCTCCAATCAGAGCCCGGTTCCGCCAGGGGGCGCTGCCCGCGCGACCAATCAGGAGGCGAGAGGGGAGGGGTTAAATAGACAGGTGCCTGGCATGGGGCTCGGGGATCAGGAATTTTCAGTGCTGTCGTGGGTACTGGCTCAGTGAACCCCGTTATAAAGGAGAGGCCTCAAGTGTGGAGTTGCTGGGACTCCTCCCAGTCGACGCGCAGGCGGTGGGCAGATTCCCCTAAACTAGATTCCCACCGGAAGACCTCATCCCTCGGTTCACAGTCCTGGGAGAAGTCCATCAGAATTTGCTCCTCGACTGGCGTAAATTCTGGAAGACCCCCCAGGTGCCTACTTCTCACGTGAGAGACTTGGGATTCTGGGGGCAGAACGCCAATCCTAATCCTGCACTGAGCTCCAGGTCCGGCCCCTCTGAGAATCTCAGGCCCACTCTAGACCTTCCCAAAGGATTTGCCCCTTCTCAAAGCCCTGTGTTTCAGGGGTTCCAGGCTCAACAAACAATAGCTTGTTCCTCAGAAGGCTGTAGCCTCTGCCCCTCAGAGGACCCAGGCTCCGCCCCTGACCCACAGACTCCACTCCCACAGGGCTCCCGGCTCTGCTCTCCTATTTGCACCCCTCTTCACCGCCACCCCTAGAGGGTAccacagccccctccctgcctgaATATTTAAAGACTCCCAAGAGCACCCCTCCCACTCCCAGAATTGCAGACTTTCTCCTTAAAGAATTCCAGTCCCCTCTCCTTCTAGGGACCTCTACCATTAGGAGCCCCAAGCCACAAGTGGCCTTAGTCCCCACCCGCACCCGCTTTAGTGGGTTCTAGGCTCCAAGCCCTGCTCACAACCTTCCAACTCAGAGGGTCTCAAGCCCAGCCCCGCCCTTTCATTATAAATTCAAGGCCCCACCCTCTTTCCTCAGAATTACAAGCCCCGCCTCTCTGCTCCCAAAGGCATCAGAGCTTCACAGCCTGCCCCCTAGTTGACCCCTTCTCTTTCAGGTCACAACCCTTTCCCACAAGAATTGGGCCAAGGCCCCACACTTAGGATCCCAAACCCTACCCCTTTCACGTTTGTCCCCCCTCCAGGGACCCCGTCTCTCAAAGCAGTTTGATTCTGAAGGTTCCCAGTTCTGTAGCCTTAGCCCCGCCCCGAGTAGACCCCAGCCTCCGCCCACACAGGGTACTAGGCCTGACCATACCATACGGCTGACCCCAGACTAAGAACTGCAATCAATTCAGGTTCGAATTCATCCCCAACTCCTGCTCCTTCTTCCAAGGGATGTGCAAGGAGGATAGGGGACCCCCTTCACCCTCCCGCCTTACCTTGAGGCACACGGGCTGATTCACACAGCCACACTCACACCCGTTAACGTCACCTACAGCAATCCATGCCTACACCCAAAACTGACACCCAGAAGTCTGGGCCCACCCACCGTCCAGGGACTCACAGCCCCTTGGAGCAATAACGACGGCACTCAGGCCCCACTCAGGGGCATTTGTGAGTTGTCCCAGCTCAGTGATGGAGTGCCTGGCTCTGCCCACTGAATATGCCGTGTCCCTGTCTTCGTGTAGCTCCCGCGATCTCTGCTAACATGACCCTGCAGGACAGTGTGTCCCTGCCCCTGTTGCCCCCCTCCCCGTCTCCTACCCTGTAGCTGGAGCATTTGCTGGGGGCGCCGCCGAAATTTCTCCCTTCTGCTTGGGATCCAGGGCATCTTCAATGCTCGTTGCTAGGCAACAGCCTCTGGCTCACCACTGCAACTTCCGGGGATGGCGttggcttcccctcccccccagaaTTTGGAGTTCCCAGCTCCCAATCCCCCCCTACCAGTGCCACTATCTTCCAGGGTTGCTTCTATGTCTCTCCTGTATCTTGATCTGATCTCGACCCTTCAGAATCCCTCAGAGTTCTAGAGCCCTGGCCTTCCAGAAGCTTCCTCCATTGTATGTGCTCACACACGGGGTTTTATCctggtattaaaaaaacaaacaaatcttttTAGTGTTCTTGATTTTCTAACATTCTCTTCCTCAGTTCTAGAATCACTAGCATCCCAGAAACACAAGTGTTCTGGATTCCCtggcatggaaaaaaaaaaacgatctCAATAATCTAGCTCTGTGAGCATTACAAAATACCCCCATATTCTAGATCACAGACATTCCAGAACACTCATGTTTTAGAATCACTCACCTTTTAGGCCTCCCACTCATGTTCTAGATTCTCTGGCAATCCAGAACCCCTTGACATTATGGATTTCTTAGGATGCAAACAAATCCTCTAGTGATCTAGAAGGGAAGGGCTGGCTTTCCAGAATATGCCTGTGCTCTAGATTTCCTAGCAATCCAGATTCCTTTCTGTTTCCTATAATTATCAGCATTCCAGAATGCCTGGCTTGCAAAATATTCCTACTGGTGTAGATTCCTAGGCATTCTAGAAAGCTCCTCTGTTCTAGAATCATTGACTTTCCAGGTCCTTTTTCAGAAACTTCTACAGTCTGGATTCTTTGATATGCAGGGAGGAAGCCTAATACTGCTCATCCACTAGTACTCTAGAATATTCCTGTGTTCTACATTTCCTAACATTCTAGACCCCACTCCCCCATGTTATAGAACTTCTGGCATTCCAGAAACTCTGGAATTCCAGGATTAGCATGTTCTAAAATCCCTTGTTCTTAGTTGGTCCGCTTTCTCTTCTATTATTGACCCtaggaaaagatgcagaaaacTTCCCTGAGGAGTTGACATAGGTAGGTATTAACTGGGGAAAAGCCTCAAGGATGTCAGGCTGGGGTGAGCTGATCCTGTGCTACATACCCTCCCTGGTGTGGGCAAGAGAGGGGTGAAAGACTGGGCAGCCAGGGATATGGGCAAAGTGTTTGCAGTGGTGAGGTTTGGGGTACAAATGTCACCTAGCCGACATCTGTGTTTCTGCCAACCTGTACCTATTCATCCCTGTTTGTGGTAACAGTACCCTGAATCACCTTTCAGGAACTCTTCCTCCACTCTGTCAACACGGGGCTGACCTCACTGCCTGGCTCGTGAGGGCACGTGATTAGTTCAGGAATGGCCATCTGATTCAGTTTAAGTCAATGAGAATCAGTCCTGTGATTTTGCTGCTGCTAGAGAGAAAAATGTTGCTAAGGAGCTACCTGGAGTTATCCTGGCACAGAGGGGGGAAAACCTGACTGAGAATGACCCCAGAGGAGAGCaaagccaaaagatggaaagatattctggaTGAGTGTTTGagccctggatccagccatgcctgaagccagaGTGTAAACCAATTCCCCTTCTTTACTTAAACCAGGAGAGACAGATGTTCCCGAATCTACAGCCAGGGACCTGGTTGGGCGCCACGGCTCTCTTACCCTTTCCCTAGGGGTGCCCAAACCCTCTCAGAACGTGACCAAGGTGCTGGCAGTGAGAACTTTATTAGGGAAGGGTGACTTTGGCTCCAGAAAAGGGAGATGATGGGGGCCTAGTAACACTAACCACTCCAAGGAGGCCCTGGCCCTGAACCCAGGACTGTGACAGGAAGCGGGGCAGGCACCTGAGTCCCCCAGGGCCTGGGTATCTCAAGGCACCATGGCAGCCATGTTCAGAAGGAAGTTTCAGTGAGCTTCATCTTGGGGGGTGCAAGGGGGGCCCCGAGACCCGCGGAGGGCCGGGGGGCCGGTGTCGGTGGCCGCCGGGGCTCCGGCCCGCTCCGCACCAGTTCCTGGCAGCGTTCCACGAAGCTGCCTCCCCAGCGGCGCCGGGCCTCAGCCTGTGGGGGGCTCGGGCTCCCACGGCGGCTGGACAGGGAGGCGCTGCTGAAGGCTGAGTGGAGACTGAGGGGGTGATGAGGGTCAGTGCAGGTCATCAGGGTGGAGCTgggtcccccctgcccccaggccaccGTGTTCTGCCCTCCGCCTCATTGCTCAGAAGGGGAAGTGGAGTCATGCCTACCTGGTGAGAGAGGTCCGGGgcgaggggctggggggagcacCCCTGAAGGAAGCCAGCGGTGCTAGTTCACACTGCTCCAGCTGTTCCAGCAGCTCTTCCTCTGTCAGGCCCCCTGCTGGGGGCGGCAAGGAAGCAGGGTCAGGGGCAAGACAAGGGCACAGGCCAAGAGACAAAGGTCATGTGCAAGGACTGAGGTCGGGATAGGAGGAAAGATGCAGAGGTCGATGGACAGGGGTCAGAAGCTAAGAAAGAGAGGTTAAAAAGCAAGGGCGAGGAGGGGTTGGGGGCCAGGGAAAGGGGCCAGAGGGCAAGGGCTTGGGGAGGGAGCTCATGGCGAAGGAGGTTGTGGAGAGGGTGCAGGGTGAGTCTGTGGGGCTTGGGACGGGACTGGAGCGGGGCGTACCAGGCGCCTGGCCGAGGCCGACCATGGCGGTGGTCAGGTCCCACATGGCCAAGCTGCCGTTGGCCTGGCCAGTGAGCAGGTAGCGCCGGGGCCGGGAGCCCAGCCTCCGGGAGCCCTCACACTCGAGCACTGTGAAGGCGGTGGTGGGCGAGCCGTCCACGGAGCGCACGGAGCACACCctgagaggggaggggcaggggtcaCCTTGGCCACACCAGGGCCTGGCCTGGTCCCTCTTCTCATCTTTATACCCCTCCCAGGCCTCAGTCCCCACCGCCCTTGTGGTTTCAGTTCCTGCTTCTCGGATGAGCACCCaaccctctccatccctcccaaaTCTACTGTCTTGGGTTCCAGCCCTGTGGGGACCAGGAGCCTCCTGGATGTCCCCAGCCCCACACACTCACCCTGGGGCTCAAATGGGATTCTTCCCCACACATGTTGCCCTCCCTGTTCCTGTCTCAGGGAGGGCCCAAGACTCATCCTGGGTGCCTCCCTCACTTCCCAGCATTCCCCATGGccggccccctcctcccctccccatctggCCCTGATCAAGCCCTGCCCTCTCCGGCCAGGCATCTGTCCCAGCCTGCTCTCCAACCTCCAGTCCATCCCCCTcagagcggccatggctccccaGGACACTCAGGACAGTCTCAGCTCTTCCGTACGATTGGCAAGGCTGCGCCCCTCTGCAGCCCCATTTCTCacctcttggtgctccagccccCAGAGACCATGCATGTCCCTGGTTATCCTCTCTGGCCGTTccagcctttgcacatgctgcccCTTCAGCCAGGCACAgactttcccctccctcctttcttctgctCATTCCTATTTATCCTCAAGGTCTCTGCTCAGAGACTCCCCTCCAACAGGCCCCCTTCCCAGGCTGGAGCAAGCACCGCCTCTGGGCTCCCACAGCTTCCCgtccctcccccatcctggccctcaccccccagcctgtgcacacacccccagcccccagcccggcCCTGACTACACTGGGCGATCTCTGCTTGCGGTCCAGCAGGGGCACCTGGGATTGTTCCAGCTTCACTCCCATCCACACATGTCACACCTTTGATACCCCAAACTCCAAATCTAGGACCAGGCTTGTGCTCCTTCCCAGCCTCTGCTCCTGCGGTGTCCCTTGGCTGGGATGCCCTTCTGACCTCCCTGGCATCTTGCCTTCTCCTCTGACCGCCCCCCCTCCGTCTGACGGGATGGTCCTCACCGCTGACCAGTGGAGGAAAGACGCACGAAGAGCTGGCTGGCATTCGGTACCACCTTCTGAATGAACACTTGCTGGTCGTCCCGCTCGCCGTAGGGGCCTGGGCCAGGGAGAGGGGGGCAGTCAGGGCCAGCTGGGGTCCCTGTGACCTCCAGATCCCAAGACTCTGCCTCCTTCCCCACTGCTGAACCTCCCCCCCAGGACCAGGTCCCCATCCCCAGGTGGCTAAGGTTGGGCGAGGTCAGACAGGGTTGGGTGTCAGCAACAGTCAGTGCAGTTCAGGCACATCAGGGGCAGGGGGCGGATCCTGGGTCAGCAGGAATCAATGGGGGTAACAGAATTCAACTGGGATAGCTGGGAGTAAGTGGCGGTCAATAGGGGTCAGGTGGTGATGGGTGGAGGTCAACCCCAGTAGCTGGGTGGGTCAAGAGAGGTCTACAGGGGTCAGGAAAGGGATCAGTGGAGGCCAATGGAGGTCAGGCAAGGTCCGTGCGGTGGGGGACCCGGGGCCAGGAGGCACCAATGTCATTGCCAGCACTGCAGCCGCCATGCCCGTCGGCCGATTCCAGCGCCAGGATCTTGAATGAAGCGAGCGGGGTGGAGCCAGGCTGGGTGGAAATCATGCCACGGAAGCGAGTCACAGACCACGTCCGCACGTGGTTGTTGTCGGCACAGACTGAGGAGCCAGGGGGCAGCAGCAGGTCAGGCCCGGCCGTGGCATCACCACTGCCCGACCTTCCTGAGCCCCGGGATGACCTCCTTTCAAAGGTGTCAGGATTCAGGCCCCTCTGAATGCTTCCCTTTCAGAGAATTCTCTCTTCCCCAGAACTCCAAAGAGTTAACAATCCCGGTGGCTCTGCCTCCAAATCATTCCAGGGCCTGATCTCACTTTTCCCTGTCCACTGCTCCCACCTCACCCCTGCCCTGGTCCTGTCCATCTCATCTCCTGCCTGGACCACTGCAGCAGCCTCCTCCTTGGCCTTCCTGCTCCCATCCTGTCCCCACATGCAGTCAGAGGGACCCTGTGAACACCTGTGTCAGGTCACAGCCCTCCTCTGCTGTGAGACCTCCCGCGGCGCCATCTCATTCAGGGTTAAGGACAAAGTCTTCTCCATGGGTTACAAGGTCCCACTGACTTACCCCATCACCCTCCACCCTCTTCCTCACCCACTCCACTCTGGGCCCAGTGGGCCCCTGCTCTTCCTTAGACACACCAAAcatcctcccacctcagagcctttgcaatgcctgttccctctgcctggaatgcttgtCCCCACTGACCTGCACTGTTCATTTCTGTTCAGAGCGCCTTCCTCAGGAAGAACTTCCCAAACCATGCACTCTCCAGTGATCCTGGCACTCTCTTGGCCTCTCAcatagctttgtttttattcatggCCCCCATCCCCATTGCCAGAtagtgatttatatttttattgatttattgtcTGCTGCCCCCGCTAAAGCGTCAGCTCCACGAGGGTAGGGACTTGGCCTGTCTTATCACTGTTTCCCCCGTGCCTGGCAATTGCTAAATTGATTAattttcccctctccctggcaAATCCACTCTCCCCCAGACTGGTCCCCTTCACGGAATTCTCCAGAGGCCACTCCCCACACACTGTCTCTCCCCAGTATAAACCCTCATCCACCTGGCTTCGTGCTCACAGCTAAGCCATCCCTCCTGCAGGGAGATGGGCTTGTGGGGCAGCCGGCCAAGGCTCACCTGAGATGAGGTGCTTCTCTGACAGCATGATCTTGGTGACGGGGCTGCGGTGCACGGTGAAGGTCTGAAAGAGCTGAGGCCCCGAGCCCACGGTCTCGGGATGCTGCACGATGACACGCACACCCCCTGAGCTCGTGCCGTAGGCGATCTCAATCCAGTTCCCACTGTCACCTGGGGAGGGGccgaggaggaagagagggacagggtcacagagagacagaaaccaaggcagagagaagaggcaaCAGACAAAGAACAGATGCAGAGTCAGAAagtaaagggagagggagagatggagagaacaaGGTGGCGAGACGTGGGAAACGGAGGAATGGGAGACAGAGGGACGGGGCAGAGAAACCAGAGACAGAAATtaagacagagagggagacagattgacatatgtacactaatatgtgtaaaatagataactaataagaacgtgctatataaaaaataaattaaaattttaaaaaagacagagagagggcttccctggtggcgcagtggttgagagtccgcctgccaatgcaggggacacgggttcgtgccctggtccgggaagatcccacatgctgaggagcagctgggcccatgagccatggctgttgagcctgtgctcgcaacgggagaggccacaacagtgagaggcctgtgtaccgcaaaaaaaaaaaaaaaaaaaaaaaaaaaaagaagacagagagagacaaagctGAGAAGGGGgggaagaaagatagaaaaatagagaaacaggGAACCAAGAAACAAATCACAGGGAGGgatacagagacagagactgacagagagagagatggaattcgagagaaagacagagaaacatagaAAGGGACATATAAACAAACAGGCCCGGGTTCAGTCtcttcagggaactaagatcctgcaagccacatggtggggtggggtcaagcaaacaaacaaaaccagacagacagcaaggcaagaaaatgaaactcGACACAGCGTGCCTGAGGAACTCCCCAACCTTGCCAAATTTCCACAGGGGAAAGGTATGTTGTAACGTCACAAACTTAATGGACCATCTTAGGGAATGTGGGTAAAAtgtggttttaatattttatgcagGAGTTAGAAGCAGTGGATTCAGGTTATgaatagcaacatggatggatgtttAACCTAGGGCAGGATGCACAAAAGTAAGATATATAAACTGAGTTATATACCCCATACCATTTATGCAAATTCAAAAACATGCCCATAATATCCATTTTGTAAggacacaaacaaatgaaaatataaatgctaAACGTGACAGAACAGTGGCACGTGGtgaggagggggatggggaggaaaGGAGTAAATCAATGACATAAGAAAGGGGCCTTAggaatcccctggcagtccagtggttggggctCCGCGCTCTCACGGCCAAGggcctgggctcaatccctggtcagggaactaagatcccacaagccacacagtgtggccaaataaataaataaatacagtttaaaaaaagaaaggggccTTATGTGATGACATGCTGTGAAGTTAAGTTTATTATTAGTTTACGCCTGCTAGAAAAAAATGCACTGTGACCCCTACCTCACGCCATACCTAAAAGTTAATTTGAAATGGAACAGAAACCTAcgtgtaaaagctaaaactgcaaagcttctagaagaaaacatagggaaaaatctTCACAACCTGGGGGTAGGGTAAGAGATCTTAAGCTCCAAAAAAGCACTAaccattaaaagaaattaatcgTTAACcaaagtgaaaaaagtcagacacaaaaagccacacactgcatgattccatttacattaaatgtctagaacaggcaaatccagagagacagaaagtggatcagAGGTGTCCAGGCGCTGCCAGGAGGGAGGACTGGGGTGTGACTGCTAACGAGCGTGGGTTGTTTTGGGGGCTGATAAAaacgttctggaattagacagtggtgatggtggtaccaCTTTGTGAATCTACTAAAATTACTCAGTTGTGAATTTTCTGGTATGGGAATTATAtctcagaaaaaacaaacaaaaaaactatttctCTGCATTtaccatcaagaaaacaaaacacaaagactgTCTCAAGGGAGAGAACTCAGCTTCATCCACTGTAACACATGCATCCTCTTTTTGGTTGACTGTTtatgtttttttgattttgtttgttttgggtttttgtttgttgttgttgttgttgctgttctggtgtgtgtgtgtgtgcgtttggcCACGCTACAcagcttatgggattttagtttccgactaggaatcgaacctgggcccttggtaGTGAGaacctggagtcctaaccactgggccgcctgGGAATTCCCAAGACATGCATCCTCTTTGTTTCAGGAGCGTGCAAGCAGCACGCCCTAATCACAGATATGGGAAAGAAACACCAAGATCAACAACTAGAGGTCAATTTTGCCCCTGGTGAAGAGGCCCGCCATGGCGGagcgcctagaacagtgcctataTGTAAGTGGTGCTCAGTAACTGTTGAATGACTGTATGAGTTGAATCTGTCTGCTTCTCCATAAATCTCACTGGGTCATGCTACACAAGTGATGGGGAGACAGCTCCGGGCTGCGGCCGGGGCTGGCTGCTGACGGCAGGGCAGGGAGCTGAGCTATAGCTTACTGGTCTTTGGAGTGAGGTAGACACTCAGGGCTGTGACTCCATCCTCCGCCGGGTCCCGGTAGAGCTCGCTGACAAGGAGGTCATTGTCCTTCATGCGCAGGGGGAATTTCTGCACATCTGGGGTGAACAGGGAGGATAGAGTGGGTTTGTTCAAGGTACCCCagcctttcccctcctctcccacctctcagGGGAGGTTCTCAGGCAGCTGGGGTGCCAGCTGCTGCTCACCCACGTAGTAGATGGAGCCGTTGTTGCAgcccaggaggaggaaggagcctGCAGCATCGTAACTGGTGATGGGCTGCACCTCCTGgacctgggggcggggcggggtgggctgTGGCCATGGTGCCGTCCCTTCCTGCCTTTGCCTCTGcagtacccccccccccccgcatgcCCATGCCTCCCTGCTCCAGCACCCTCCCTC
Coding sequences within it:
- the SHKBP1 gene encoding SH3KBP1-binding protein 1 isoform X1, which codes for MAAAAPAADGVPGRGPPGEVIHLNVGGKRFSTSRQTLTWIPDSFFSSLLSGRISTLKDETGAIFIDRDPTVFAPILNFLRTKELDPRGIHGSSLLHEAQFYGLTPLVRRLQLREELDRSSCGNVLFNGYLPPPVFPVKRRNRHSLVGPQQGGGRPAPVRRSNTMPPNLGNAGLLGRMLDEKAPPSPSGLPEEPGMVRLVCGHHNWIAVAYTQFLVCYRLKEASGWQLVFSSPRLDWPIERLALTARVLSGALGEHDKMVAAATGSEILLWALQAEGGGSEIGVFHLGVPVEALFFVGNQLIATSHTGRIGVWNAVTKHWQVQEVQPITSYDAAGSFLLLGCNNGSIYYVDVQKFPLRMKDNDLLVSELYRDPAEDGVTALSVYLTPKTSDSGNWIEIAYGTSSGGVRVIVQHPETVGSGPQLFQTFTVHRSPVTKIMLSEKHLISVCADNNHVRTWSVTRFRGMISTQPGSTPLASFKILALESADGHGGCSAGNDIGPYGERDDQQVFIQKVVPNASQLFVRLSSTGQRVCSVRSVDGSPTTAFTVLECEGSRRLGSRPRRYLLTGQANGSLAMWDLTTAMVGLGQAPAGGLTEEELLEQLEQCELAPLASFRGAPPSPSPRTSLTSLHSAFSSASLSSRRGSPSPPQAEARRRWGGSFVERCQELVRSGPEPRRPPTPAPRPSAGLGAPLAPPKMKLTETSF
- the SHKBP1 gene encoding SH3KBP1-binding protein 1 isoform X3, with the protein product MRPEPGIHGSSLLHEAQFYGLTPLVRRLQLREELDRSSCGNVLFNGYLPPPVFPVKRRNRHSLVGPQQGGGRPAPVRRSNTMPPNLGNAGLLGRMLDEKAPPSPSGLPEEPGMVRLVCGHHNWIAVAYTQFLVCYRLKEASGWQLVFSSPRLDWPIERLALTARVLSGALGEHDKMVAAATGSEILLWALQAEGGGSEIGVFHLGVPVEALFFVGNQLIATSHTGRIGVWNAVTKHWQVQEVQPITSYDAAGSFLLLGCNNGSIYYVDVQKFPLRMKDNDLLVSELYRDPAEDGVTALSVYLTPKTSDSGNWIEIAYGTSSGGVRVIVQHPETVGSGPQLFQTFTVHRSPVTKIMLSEKHLISVCADNNHVRTWSVTRFRGMISTQPGSTPLASFKILALESADGHGGCSAGNDIGPYGERDDQQVFIQKVVPNASQLFVRLSSTGQRVCSVRSVDGSPTTAFTVLECEGSRRLGSRPRRYLLTGQANGSLAMWDLTTAMVGLGQAPAGGLTEEELLEQLEQCELAPLASFRGAPPSPSPRTSLTSLHSAFSSASLSSRRGSPSPPQAEARRRWGGSFVERCQELVRSGPEPRRPPTPAPRPSAGLGAPLAPPKMKLTETSF
- the SHKBP1 gene encoding SH3KBP1-binding protein 1 isoform X2; its protein translation is MAAAAPAADGVPGRGPPGEVIHLNVGGKRFSTSRQTLTWIPDSFFSSLLSGRISTLKDETGAIFIDRDPTVFAPILNFLRTKELDPRGIHGSSLLHEAQFYGLTPLVRRLQLREELDRSSCGNVLFNGYLPPPVFPVKRRNRHSLVGPQQGGGRPAPVRRSNTMPPNLGNAGLLGRMLDEKAPPSPSGLPEEPGMVRLVCGHHNWIAVAYTQFLVCYRLKEASGWQLVFSSPRLDWPIERLALTARVLSGALGEHDKMVAAATGSEILLWALQAEGGGSEIGVFHLGVPVEALFFVGNQLIATSHTGRIGVWNAVTKHWQVQEVQPITSYDAAGSFLLLGCNNGSIYYVDVQKFPLRMKDNDLLVSELYRDPAEDGVTALSVYLTPKTSDSGNWIEIAYGTSSGGVRVIVQHPETVGSGPQLFQTFTVHRSPVTKIMLSEKHLISVCADNNHVRTWSVTRFRGMISTQPGSTPLASFKILALESADGHGGCSAGNDIGPYGERDDQQVFIQKVVPNASQLFVRLSSTGQRVCSVRSVDGSPTTAFTVLECEGSRRLGSRPRRYLLTGQANGSLAMWDLTTAMVGLGQAPGGLTEEELLEQLEQCELAPLASFRGAPPSPSPRTSLTSLHSAFSSASLSSRRGSPSPPQAEARRRWGGSFVERCQELVRSGPEPRRPPTPAPRPSAGLGAPLAPPKMKLTETSF